One window of the Xiphophorus couchianus chromosome 12, X_couchianus-1.0, whole genome shotgun sequence genome contains the following:
- the nipsnap1 gene encoding protein NipSnap homolog 1 gives MATSCRSVQSAGHVLYRCSVYLHQASRRFSESNDKGWFRSLFVHKVDARKDAHSNLLSKKETSNLYKIQFHNVKPECLDEYNNLEAEVQRRLHQDQDFPCEVVGSWNIWYGEQDQAVHLWRYRGGYPALTDCLQKLRVNKEYLEFRKERAKMLISRQNQLLLEFSFWNEPLPRKGPNLYELRTYNLKPGTMLEWGNRWARAIKHRQENNEAVGGFFSQIGDLYVVHHLWAYESLQSREETRNSAWQKEGWDVNVYYTVPLVRSMESRLMIPTKSSPLQ, from the exons ATGGCGACGAGCTGCAGATCTGTGCAGAGTGCAGGACACGTTCTGTACAGGTGCTCTGTCTACTTACACCAAGCCTCCAG GAGGTTTTCAGAAAGCAACGACAAAGGCTGGTTCCGCTCCTTATTTGTGCACAAGGTGGATGCGAGGAAAGATGCCCACTCCAACCTGCTGTCAAAGAAAGAGACCAGCAACCTGTATAAAATCCAGT TTCACAACGTCAAACCCGAGTGCCTGGATGAGTACAACAACCTGGA GGCTGAAGTGCAAAGAAGACTACATCAGGATCAAGATTTCCCATGTGAAGTAGTTGGAAGCTGGAATATCTGGTATGGAGAGCAGGATCAAGCCG TGCATCTGTGGCGATATAGAGGAGGCTATCCAGCTCTGACTGATTGCCTGCAGAAATTAAGAGTCAACAAG GAGTACTTGGAGTTCCGGAAAGAGAGGGCTAAAATGTTGATTTCAAGGCAAAATCAGCTTCTTCTGGAGTTTAGCTTTTGGAATGAACCTTTACCAAGAAAAGGACCAAACCTCTATGAACTACGCACCTACAATCTCAAG CCTGGAACCATGCTTGAATGGGGCAATCGCTG GGCCAGGGCAATCAAACACAGACAGGAAAACAATGAAGCAGTGGGAGGGTTCTTCTCCCAGATTGGTGACCTGTATGTTGTTCATCATTTATGGG CCTATGAAAGCCTTCAATCTAGAGAGGAAACAAGAAACTCTGCATGGCAGAAAGAGGGCTGGGATGTTAATGTGTATTATACAG TGCCTTTGGTGAGGAGCATGGAGTCTAGATTAATGATTCCTACCAAGAGTTCACCTTTACAGTGA